The following coding sequences lie in one Pseudomonas sp. B33.4 genomic window:
- the gatA gene encoding Asp-tRNA(Asn)/Glu-tRNA(Gln) amidotransferase subunit GatA, with amino-acid sequence MHQMTLAEIARGLADKKFSSEELTKVLLARITQLDPQLNSFISLTEELALEQAKAADARRANGESGALLGAPIAHKDLFCTQGIRTSCGSKMLDNFKAPYDATVVAKLAAAGAVTLGKTNMDEFAMGSANESSWYGAVKNPWNLEHVPGGSSGGSAAAVAARLLPAATATDTGGSIRQPAAFTNLTGLKPTYGRVSRWGMIAYASSLDQGGPLARTAEDCAILLQGMAGFDQNDSTSIDEPVPDYSASLGDSLQGLRIGVPKEYFSAGLDPRIAELIQNSIKELQKLGAVIKEISLPNMQHAIPAYYVIAPAEASSNLSRFDGVRFGHRCEQPKDLIDLYKRSRGEGFGPEVQRRIMVGAYALSAGYYDAYYLKAQKIRRLVKNDFMAAFNEVDVILGPTTPNPAWKLGAKNSDPVAAYLEDVYTITANLAGLPGLSMPAGFVDGLPVGVQLLAPYFQEGRLLNVAHQYQLHTDWHTRTPQGF; translated from the coding sequence ATGCATCAAATGACTCTGGCCGAGATCGCCCGCGGTCTCGCCGATAAAAAGTTTTCCTCCGAAGAGCTGACCAAGGTCCTGCTGGCGCGTATTACCCAGCTTGATCCGCAGCTCAACAGTTTCATCAGCCTCACCGAAGAGCTGGCCCTCGAGCAGGCGAAAGCCGCCGATGCACGCCGCGCCAACGGTGAGAGCGGCGCCCTGCTCGGTGCGCCGATCGCTCACAAAGACCTGTTCTGCACCCAGGGCATTCGCACCAGCTGCGGCTCGAAGATGCTCGACAACTTCAAGGCTCCGTACGACGCCACCGTGGTTGCAAAACTGGCGGCTGCCGGCGCTGTGACCCTGGGCAAGACCAACATGGACGAATTCGCCATGGGTTCGGCCAACGAGTCGAGCTGGTACGGCGCGGTGAAAAACCCGTGGAACCTGGAACACGTTCCGGGTGGCTCGTCCGGTGGTTCGGCGGCGGCAGTTGCCGCTCGTCTGTTGCCCGCGGCGACGGCCACCGACACTGGTGGTTCGATTCGTCAGCCGGCAGCATTCACCAACCTCACCGGCCTGAAACCGACCTACGGTCGTGTTTCGCGCTGGGGCATGATCGCTTACGCCTCCAGCCTCGATCAGGGCGGTCCGTTGGCGCGCACGGCCGAAGACTGTGCAATTTTGTTGCAAGGTATGGCCGGCTTCGATCAGAACGACTCCACCAGCATCGATGAGCCGGTGCCGGATTACTCCGCAAGCCTCGGCGATTCGCTGCAAGGCCTGCGCATCGGCGTGCCGAAGGAATACTTCAGCGCCGGTCTCGACCCGCGCATCGCCGAGCTGATCCAGAACAGCATTAAAGAGCTGCAGAAGCTCGGTGCCGTGATCAAGGAAATCAGCCTGCCGAACATGCAGCACGCGATCCCTGCGTACTACGTGATCGCGCCGGCAGAAGCCTCTTCCAACCTGTCGCGTTTCGACGGCGTGCGTTTCGGCCATCGCTGCGAGCAACCGAAAGACTTGATCGACCTGTACAAACGCTCCCGTGGCGAAGGCTTCGGCCCGGAAGTCCAGCGCCGGATCATGGTCGGTGCCTACGCGCTGTCCGCCGGTTACTACGACGCCTACTACCTGAAAGCGCAGAAGATCCGTCGCCTGGTGAAGAACGACTTCATGGCGGCCTTTAATGAAGTCGACGTCATCCTCGGCCCAACCACGCCGAACCCGGCCTGGAAGCTTGGCGCCAAGAACAGCGACCCGGTCGCAGCCTATCTGGAAGACGTCTACACCATCACCGCCAACCTCGCGGGCCTGCCGGGCCTGTCGATGCCGGCCGGTTTTGTCGACGGTTTGCCGGTTGGCGTGCAATTGCTCGCGCCGTATTTCCAGGAAGGCCGTTTGCTCAACGTTGCCCACCAGTATCAGTTACACACTGACTGGCACACCCGCACCCCGCAGGGGTTTTGA
- the gatC gene encoding Asp-tRNA(Asn)/Glu-tRNA(Gln) amidotransferase subunit GatC, with product MALERSDVEKIAHLACLGLNDADLPHITSALNSILGLVDEMQAVNTDGIEPLAHPLEASQRLRVDVVTESNHREAYQSIAPAVENGLYLVPKVID from the coding sequence ATGGCGCTAGAACGCTCCGACGTGGAAAAAATCGCTCATCTGGCCTGCCTTGGCCTCAATGATGCCGATCTTCCACACATTACTTCCGCTCTCAACAGCATTCTCGGTCTGGTCGACGAAATGCAGGCTGTTAATACCGACGGAATCGAGCCTCTGGCCCACCCGCTGGAAGCCAGTCAGCGCCTGCGCGTCGACGTCGTGACCGAGAGCAATCACCGCGAGGCCTACCAGTCCATCGCACCAGCGGTCGAAAACGGCCTGTATCTGGTTCCGAAAGTCATCGACTAA
- the mreB gene encoding rod shape-determining protein MreB: MFKKLRGMFSSDLSIDLGTANTLIYVRERGIVLNEPSVVAIRTHGNQKSVVAVGTEAKRMLGRTPGNIAAIRPMKDGVIADFSVCEKMLQYFINKVHENSFLQPSPRVLICVPCKSTQVERRAIRESALGAGAREVFLIEEPMAAAIGAGLPVEEARGSMVVDIGGGTTEIALISLNGVVYAESVRVGGDRFDEAIITYVRRNYGSLIGESTAERIKQEIGTAYPGGEVREVDVRGRNLAEGVPRAFTLNSNEVLEALQESLATIVQAVKSALEQSPPELASDIAERGLVLTGGGALLRDLDKLLAQETGLPVIVAEDPLTCVARGGGRALEMMDKHTMDLLSSE; this comes from the coding sequence ATGTTCAAGAAACTGCGTGGCATGTTTTCCAGCGATCTTTCCATTGACCTGGGCACTGCCAACACCCTTATTTACGTGCGCGAGCGCGGTATCGTCCTGAATGAGCCATCGGTTGTGGCCATTCGGACACACGGTAACCAGAAAAGTGTCGTTGCTGTCGGCACCGAGGCCAAGCGCATGCTCGGCCGTACGCCGGGCAACATTGCTGCCATTCGTCCGATGAAAGACGGCGTGATCGCCGACTTCAGCGTCTGCGAAAAGATGCTGCAATACTTTATTAACAAGGTTCACGAAAACAGCTTTCTGCAGCCTAGCCCTCGTGTGCTGATCTGCGTTCCATGCAAATCCACCCAGGTTGAGCGTCGTGCCATCCGTGAATCGGCCCTCGGTGCCGGTGCTCGTGAAGTGTTCCTGATCGAAGAGCCAATGGCTGCTGCGATCGGTGCAGGTCTGCCGGTCGAAGAAGCGCGCGGTTCGATGGTCGTGGATATCGGTGGTGGTACTACCGAAATCGCGCTGATCTCCCTGAACGGTGTGGTCTATGCCGAATCCGTGCGTGTTGGCGGCGACCGTTTCGACGAAGCGATCATCACCTACGTGCGTCGTAACTACGGCAGCCTGATCGGTGAGTCCACCGCTGAGCGCATCAAGCAGGAAATCGGCACGGCCTACCCGGGCGGCGAAGTTCGCGAAGTCGACGTTCGCGGTCGCAACCTGGCCGAAGGCGTTCCACGCGCATTCACCCTGAACTCCAACGAAGTGCTGGAAGCTCTGCAAGAGTCTCTGGCGACCATCGTTCAGGCCGTGAAAAGTGCGCTGGAGCAATCGCCGCCGGAACTGGCTTCCGACATCGCCGAGCGTGGCCTGGTGCTGACCGGTGGTGGCGCGCTGCTGCGTGACCTCGACAAGTTGCTGGCCCAGGAAACCGGTCTGCCAGTGATCGTTGCCGAAGATCCGCTGACCTGTGTTGCTCGCGGCGGTGGCCGTGCATTGGAAATGATGGATAAGCACACCATGGACCTGCTCTCGAGCGAATAA
- the mreC gene encoding rod shape-determining protein MreC: MGVRLLVLAVLSVALMVVDARFDLLKPARKQASLVLMDAYWITDLPGRLWEGIASQFGSRTELVAENEKLKTENLLYQGRMQKLAALTEQNVRLRELLNSSALVNEKVEVAELIGMDPNPFTHRIIINKGERDGVVLGQPVLDARGLMGQVVELMPYTSRVLLLTDTTHSIPVQVNRNGLRAIASGTGNPERLELRHVADTADIKEGDLLVSSGLGQRFPAGYPVATVKEVIHDSGQPFAIVRAVPTAALNRSRYLLLVFSDNRTAEERANDAAQAQENLDAFGGGPIIPATVPKTVTPPGATAAPVTATPAVPAASAAPAKPAASKPPAAAKPPATPAASKPPAAQPAARPAAKPPVGAPATTGRQE, translated from the coding sequence TTGGGTGTGCGCCTGTTGGTGCTGGCCGTGCTGTCGGTCGCGCTGATGGTGGTCGATGCCCGCTTCGACTTGCTCAAGCCCGCGCGCAAACAAGCGTCGCTGGTGTTGATGGACGCCTACTGGATTACCGACCTGCCGGGACGCCTGTGGGAAGGGATTGCCAGCCAGTTCGGCAGTCGCACCGAACTTGTCGCCGAAAACGAAAAACTCAAAACCGAAAACCTGCTGTATCAGGGTCGCATGCAAAAGCTTGCCGCCCTTACCGAGCAGAATGTTCGGCTGCGCGAGTTGCTCAATTCCTCTGCGCTGGTCAACGAAAAGGTCGAAGTGGCCGAGCTGATCGGCATGGACCCTAATCCCTTCACCCATCGCATCATCATCAATAAAGGTGAGCGCGATGGCGTGGTGCTCGGGCAGCCGGTGCTCGATGCGCGCGGTCTGATGGGTCAGGTAGTCGAGTTGATGCCTTACACCTCCCGTGTATTGCTGTTGACCGATACCACCCACAGCATTCCTGTACAAGTCAACCGTAACGGTCTGCGGGCTATTGCCAGCGGCACCGGTAACCCGGAGCGCCTGGAACTGCGTCACGTCGCCGACACGGCCGATATCAAGGAAGGCGATCTGCTGGTCAGTTCCGGTCTCGGCCAGCGCTTCCCGGCCGGTTATCCAGTCGCCACGGTGAAGGAAGTCATCCACGATTCCGGCCAGCCGTTCGCGATCGTACGCGCCGTGCCGACTGCCGCACTCAACCGTAGCCGCTACCTGCTGCTGGTGTTCAGCGACAACCGCACCGCCGAAGAGCGCGCCAACGATGCTGCGCAAGCCCAGGAAAATCTTGATGCCTTTGGCGGTGGCCCGATTATTCCGGCCACCGTGCCGAAGACCGTAACCCCACCTGGCGCGACGGCGGCGCCAGTCACTGCCACGCCGGCAGTGCCTGCGGCCAGTGCGGCGCCGGCCAAACCGGCTGCGAGCAAACCGCCAGCGGCAGCCAAACCACCGGCGACGCCGGCGGCAAGTAAACCTCCAGCTGCCCAGCCCGCTGCACGACCTGCGGCCAAACCGCCTGTCGGCGCACCGGCGACAACCGGGAGACAAGAATAA
- the mreD gene encoding rod shape-determining protein MreD gives MVGATASRNGWIVWLTFLVGLLLSVSPLPIFMEILRPLWLALLLTFWALYMPHTVGMVTAFCLGLAEDVLQGDLFGQNALILTLITFLVLSLQQRLRMFPMWQQCLVILVIFGLAQLVQLWLSALTGNRQPTLALVLPALVSALLWPWVSFALRGLRRRYKIN, from the coding sequence ATGGTCGGGGCTACCGCATCGCGAAACGGCTGGATTGTCTGGCTGACGTTTCTTGTTGGCCTGTTGCTCAGCGTGTCACCGTTGCCGATTTTCATGGAGATCCTGCGCCCGTTATGGCTGGCCTTGCTCCTGACATTCTGGGCTCTGTACATGCCGCACACGGTCGGCATGGTCACCGCGTTCTGCCTGGGCCTGGCCGAAGACGTGCTGCAGGGCGACTTGTTCGGTCAGAACGCGCTGATCCTGACCTTGATCACGTTCCTGGTGCTGTCGTTGCAGCAACGCCTGCGAATGTTCCCCATGTGGCAGCAGTGCCTGGTGATTCTGGTGATCTTCGGCCTCGCGCAACTGGTGCAATTGTGGCTCAGCGCCTTGACCGGCAACCGTCAGCCAACGTTGGCACTGGTGCTTCCGGCGCTGGTCAGTGCCTTGCTCTGGCCTTGGGTCAGCTTTGCCCTACGCGGATTGCGCCGACGCTACAAAATCAATTGA
- a CDS encoding Maf family protein, giving the protein MKPLYLASGSPRRRELLTQIGIAFTAISADIDETPLTDESPSAYVERLARGKAEAGRRSVVSAQPFCVLGADTAVVLDGKILGKPVDEADACAMLMMLSGKEHEVLTAIAVLEGERCESRVVRSLVRFRPINGDEAAAYWASGEPHDKAGGYGIQGLGAVFVAGLNGSYSAVVGLPVCETAELLGHFGIPCWQNLNAQ; this is encoded by the coding sequence ATGAAGCCGCTTTACCTCGCCTCCGGATCGCCGCGTCGCCGTGAATTGCTCACGCAGATCGGCATTGCGTTTACCGCCATCAGTGCGGATATCGACGAAACCCCATTAACTGACGAATCGCCGTCGGCCTATGTCGAACGGCTGGCGCGCGGCAAGGCCGAGGCCGGGCGCCGTAGCGTCGTGTCTGCTCAGCCATTCTGCGTGCTGGGTGCCGACACCGCCGTGGTGCTGGACGGCAAAATTCTTGGCAAACCGGTGGACGAAGCCGATGCATGCGCCATGCTGATGATGTTGTCCGGCAAGGAGCATGAAGTGCTGACCGCCATCGCCGTGCTCGAAGGCGAGCGTTGCGAGTCACGGGTGGTGCGCAGTCTGGTGCGGTTCCGGCCGATCAACGGCGATGAAGCTGCCGCCTATTGGGCCAGCGGTGAACCGCATGACAAGGCCGGCGGCTATGGTATTCAGGGGCTCGGTGCGGTGTTTGTCGCCGGGCTCAATGGCAGTTACTCGGCAGTCGTCGGGCTGCCTGTTTGCGAAACCGCAGAACTGTTGGGCCATTTCGGCATACCCTGTTGGCAAAACCTGAACGCGCAATAA
- the rng gene encoding ribonuclease G: MSEEILINITPMESRVAVVENGVLQEVHVERTQKRGIVGNIYKGKIVRVLPGMQAAFVDIGLDRAAFIHAAEISLREGPAVESISALVHEGQSLVVQVTKDPIGSKGARLTTQLSIPSRYLVYMPRTAHVGISLKIEDEAERERLKQVVSDCVAKEGIKEAGGFILRTAAEGAGADEILMDIRYLRRLWDQINEQIKTIGAPSVIYEDLGLALRTLRDLVNPKIEKIRIDSRETFQKTTQFVAELMPEIADRLEHYPGERPIFDLYGVEDEIQKALERKVPLKSGGYLVVDPAEAMTTIDVNTGAFVGHRNLEETIFKTNLEAATAIARQMRLRNLGGIIIIDFIDMEDEEHQRQVLRTLEKQLERDHAKTNIIGITELGLVQMTRKRTRESLEQVLCEPCSSCQGRGKLKTPETICYEIFREILREARAYQAEGYRVLANQKVVDRLLDEESGNVAELEGFIGRTIRFQVETMYSQEQYDVVLL, from the coding sequence ATGAGTGAAGAGATTCTGATCAACATCACGCCGATGGAGTCGCGCGTGGCGGTGGTCGAAAACGGTGTGCTGCAAGAAGTCCACGTCGAGCGCACGCAAAAACGCGGGATCGTCGGCAACATCTATAAAGGCAAGATTGTTCGGGTACTGCCGGGCATGCAGGCCGCGTTCGTCGACATCGGCCTGGATCGCGCGGCATTCATTCACGCCGCCGAAATCTCCCTGCGCGAAGGCCCAGCGGTGGAAAGCATCAGTGCACTGGTGCACGAAGGCCAGAGCCTGGTGGTGCAAGTCACCAAGGATCCGATCGGTTCCAAAGGCGCGCGCCTGACTACGCAGTTGTCGATTCCGTCGCGCTATCTGGTCTATATGCCACGTACCGCTCACGTCGGTATCTCGCTGAAAATCGAAGACGAAGCCGAACGCGAACGCCTCAAGCAGGTGGTCAGCGATTGTGTGGCCAAGGAAGGGATCAAGGAGGCGGGCGGTTTCATTTTGCGCACCGCCGCCGAAGGCGCTGGCGCCGATGAAATCCTCATGGACATCCGTTATCTGCGACGCCTGTGGGATCAGATCAACGAGCAGATCAAAACCATCGGCGCGCCGAGCGTGATTTACGAAGACCTCGGTCTGGCGTTGCGTACGTTGCGTGACCTGGTCAACCCGAAAATCGAGAAGATCCGTATCGACTCGCGGGAAACCTTCCAGAAAACCACGCAGTTCGTCGCCGAACTGATGCCGGAAATCGCCGATCGTCTGGAACACTACCCGGGTGAACGACCGATTTTCGACCTGTACGGCGTCGAAGACGAAATCCAGAAAGCCCTCGAACGCAAGGTGCCGCTGAAATCCGGTGGCTATCTGGTGGTGGATCCGGCGGAAGCCATGACTACCATCGATGTGAACACCGGCGCGTTCGTTGGTCATCGCAACCTTGAAGAAACCATCTTCAAGACCAATCTCGAAGCCGCTACCGCGATTGCCCGACAAATGCGCCTGCGCAATCTGGGCGGGATCATCATCATCGACTTCATCGACATGGAAGATGAAGAGCACCAGCGCCAGGTGCTGCGCACTTTGGAAAAACAACTGGAGCGCGATCACGCCAAGACCAACATCATCGGCATTACCGAGTTGGGCCTGGTGCAGATGACCCGCAAGCGCACCCGCGAAAGTCTCGAACAAGTGCTGTGTGAACCGTGCAGCAGCTGTCAGGGGCGCGGCAAGCTGAAAACCCCGGAAACCATCTGTTACGAGATCTTCCGCGAGATCTTGCGTGAAGCTCGCGCCTATCAGGCCGAGGGGTATAGGGTGTTGGCGAATCAGAAAGTGGTCGATCGTTTGCTGGATGAAGAATCCGGTAACGTCGCCGAGCTTGAAGGGTTTATCGGTCGCACCATACGCTTCCAGGTGGAAACCATGTATTCCCAGGAACAATATGACGTGGTGCTGCTCTGA